AAGAACGGGCGAAGCAGGCGGATTATTCCGACAGACGCGAGAAAGTGCTGGCCCGTATTGCAGAGCTGAGAGGATAACAGACATGGAAGAGATCACCCGGAGCGGCGCTGCCGCTCCCTTAAGTTCTTATACAGAAGCGGTAGACTGGATCAACAGTCTGATTCCTTTTGGAATCCGGCCGGGCCTGGAGCGGATAGAGCTTCTAATGGAGAAGCTGGGACATCCGCACCGTAAGCTTAAGTTCATTCATGTGGCCGGGACGAACGGCAAGGGCTCGACCTGCGCCTTTTTGACCTCGGTCCTTATTCAGAGCGGATATTCGGTGGGGACCTTTACCTCTCCCTATATCACGAAGTTCACGAACCGGTTCCAGTACAACGGGACGGATATTCCTGAGGAGACGCTGCTTGCGCTTGCCAATCAGCTGCGTCCGCTGGTAGAGGAGATTGCGGGCACTGAGCTGGGCTCACCGACCATGTTCGAGGTGGCGACGGCGCTGGCGATTCTCTATTACGGCGAAGTCTGTTATCCCGATGTAGTCGTATGGGAGACGGGGCTTGGGGGAAGGCTGGATGTAACGAATATCGTTACTCCGGTGGTGTCGGTCATTACTAACGTGGGACATGACCATACCGATGTGCTGGGAGATACGCTGGAACTGATCGCCGGCGAGAAGGCCGGGATTATTAAGCCGGGCGTTCCAGTAGTCAGCTGTGTGAGCCAGCCCGAAGCTGTAGCTGTATTGAAGGCCAAGGCGGCGGCTACCCGTTCGACACTCTATTTAGCGGGAGAAGACTTCAGCTATAGCGGAGTTGAGCAGCGAGATGGCTGCCAGCACTTCACCTTCAACGGGCCATTCCGGGGGCTTGAGCTGGACATTGCCATGAAAGGCGAACACCAGCTGCAGAATGCAGCCGGAGCAATGATGGCGCTTGAGGTGCTGCGTCAGTATATGGCTTTCATGCTGGAGGACGAGGATGTGCTGGAGGGCTTCCGCGGCACCTTCTGGGCCGGAAGACTGGAGGAAGTGAGCACCTCGCCCAGAATTATTCTGGACGGCGCGCACAATCCGGAAGGGGCTGAGAGCCTCGCAAAGAGCCTTCCGCAGTTCCAGCCTTACGGTAAATTAAATTTGCTCATGGGGATGCTGGCAAATAAGCATCACGAGTCGTATCTCAAGCATATACTGCCTATAGTGGATACGCTCATCCTGACCGAACCGGATTTCCGTAAGAAAATGGACGCGGAAGATCTGCAGGCGATCGCAGAAAGTCTGCGGAGTAAATATGCCAAGGAAAACTTGGAAATCATAGTAGAACGTAATTGGGGCCAAGCGCTGCAGAAGCTGCAGACGATCACAGCGGACGATGACCTCGCAGTTGTGTCCGGAACGCTGTATTTGATTTCTGATGTGCGCAGTACGCTTTTACGGCAACCCGATTCTGAAAAAGGCTGGTGACGAACTGTTGGATACTACTGAACGTGTGCATTTTATAGGGATCGGCGGCTATGGTATGAGCGCGATTGCCCGGGTGATGCTGGAGATGGGATATACAGTTACAGGCTCTGACGTAGCTGCCCAGGAGTTAACGGAGAAATTGATAGCCAAAGGTGCCAAGGTGTTCATCGGGCATACGGCGGAGCAGGTAAAAGGTGCGGATCTGGTCGTCTATTCCACGGCGCTTGCCGCGGATAATGTGGAATGGGTGGAAGCAGAGCGTCTGAAGATACCGGTTCTGCACCGCTCGCAGATGCTGGCCCGGCTGCTGAATGAGCGCAAGGGCGTAGCGGTGGCCGGAGCGCATGGCAAGACTACCACCTCATCCATGATTGCTCTGGTTATGGAAGACTGCGGCGTGGACCCTACCTACATTATCGGCGGGGAGATTATGAATGTCGGCACGAATGCCAAAGCGGGACAAGGGGAATTCGTCGTGGCCGAGGCCGATGAGAGCGACGGCTCGTTCCTGCAATACCATCCTTGGCTGGGAATCGTGACGAACATTGAAGCTGACCATCTGGAGAATTACGGCGGCGACTTCGGCAAGCTGAAGGATGCTTATGTTCAGTTCATGAATCAGCTGCGCGAGGACGGAACAGCTATCGTATGTGCGGATGATGAGAATCTGAAATCCCTGCTGCCTAAGGTGCAAGGTAAAGTGATCAGCTACGGGATCGAATCGGAGACGGCCGATTATACAGCGACTGATATTGTGCTCGGTGACCGCCAGGTATCTTATACCATGAATCATGGAAAAGAGGTATTAGGCCGTATTGAGCTCTCTATTCCGGGACAATACAATCTGTATAACTCCATGGCGGCAGTGATTTCCTGTCTGAAATCGGGCATTGCCTTTGAAGCCATTGCGGCTGCGATTGTGAAGTTCCACGGCGCCAAACGGCGCTTCCAGGTGCTGGGCGAGGTTGACGAGATTCTCGTCATTGATGATTACGCGCATCATCCAACAGAGATTCAGGCTACGATCAGCGCCGCTAAGGCAACAGGCAAACGCATTATCGCCGTGTTCCAGCCGCAGCGCTACACGCGTACCTTCTTCCTGCTGGATGCGTTCAGCCGGGCGTTCAGCGAAGCGGACGAAGTGATTATTACCGATATCTACTCCCCTGCGGGTGAGAAGCAGATAGAGGGCGTCACCTCAGCCAAGCTGGTAGAGCTGATTGTGCAGAACAGCAATGCCGGTGCGCGTCATCTCCCGACCAAGGAAGCTGTGCTGGCAGATCTGCAGAACCGCATTGCTCCCGGTGATCTGGTTATCACAATGGGTGCGGGGGATATCTGGAAGGTCGGTTATGCACTGGCAGACAGCCTGAAGAGCCGGTAAGATTTCAGGAACCGTTGAATTTTAAAAAAGGAGCTGTCCCATAAGCCATAAAAGGCTAATTGGGACAGCTCCTTTTTGCATCCGGCGGACAAGAAATTAGAGGTCATAGATAATAATGATATTGCCGATATAAGCTGTGAATGTTATCGTTCGGAATAGAGCAGGTATATCCGGATAGTTCGGTGGTGTGTTGATGGGCTTTCAGCTTGATATTAAGTCGCTGTTATACTTGTTCATTCTGGGGAATTTATTTTCCGGTCTGATGATTACGTTTTACCGCTACCACTTCCCCAAAGACATTGCCTCCAGTCTATTTATTGCCTCCAAGTGGATTCAGGTGGTCTTCTGGAGCTCCATTCTGCTGTGGGACTATATTCCCCATAGAATTGCTGTACCTCTGAGCAATGCGCTCATTCTGGCCGGCGGAGGGCTGGAGATCGCTGCGCTGCTGCTGATGATGGGCATGCTGGACCGCAGGGCGAAGCTCTTTTATCTGGCAATTACGGCAGGAAGCATACTCAGCTTCGTTATCGTTGCCCTGTTCTTTAACCATCCGAATATACGGGTCGCAACGACCTCATTATGGGTCATGCTGTTTGTGCTCTACCCTGGCTGCCGCTTGACAGCGGGCCCGGAGCGCTCTCCGCTTCAGAAGATACTCGCCACCGTTTTTTATGCGATTGCAGCGGTGATGCTGCTCAGGTCGTTCGTTGCGCTGGCGGTGGAACCGGATATGGGCCCGCTCACGGCTAATCCGGCGCAGTATTTGTATTATCTCGGGATGTTCCTGATGCTGATTGGTGGCATTGCCGCCTTCATCCTGCTCTCCAATGAGCATTCCTACCAGAAGCTGAAGCGTATCGCCACCTATGACAGCCTAACCGGGATTCTGGGCCGCCGGGCCTTCCTGCTGGAAGCCGAACTGAAGCTGGCGTTTGCCGCCAGGAAGCGGGAATATTGTTCCCTGCTGCTGCTGGATCTGGATCATTTCAAAAAAGTGAATGATACCTACGGGCATGACACCGGCGACAGTGTGCTGCAGGATTTCGCCCTTACTGCCGAGAGTACGCTTGCGGGCGGTGACTTGCTCGGACGGGTAGGCGGTGAGGAATTCGCCATTCTGCTGTACGGGCAGGATGAGCTGAGCAGCACCCATCAGGCAGAAGCGCTGCGGGAGACGCTTAAGGAGGCTTCTGTGCACAGCCTGCCCTGCGGGTATACGGTTAGCATTGGTATAGTCTCTGTGCTGCCTGATCAGCAGACCAGCTTGAACGCACTCTACAAGCTTTGTGATCTGGCGCTCTATCAGGCGAAGCAGGCAGGCCGGGACCGTGTGGTCCGGTCCGGGTAAACGGACCCTCAAATACATATCATAATAGATATATCGTTAAACAAAGGGGTGGACATGATGACCGCCGGCTTGGATTTGAAGACATTGCTGGCTTGTCTTTTTTTCGGCAATCTATTTACGGTTCTGCTTATTCTGGCATACCGGCCCAGTTATCCGAAAGAGAAGACAACCCCGTTGTTCCTGACAGCCAAAATTCTGCAGCTTGCTATTCTGCAGCTGTTGTTATTACAGGGAATTCATGATATTCCGTTCGTGCTTCCAAGTCTTATTCTCTTGAGCGTGGCTGCAGGTACTGCGGAGATTCTGGCTCTGCTGAAGAAGCTTGAAGCCGATTCCGAACGAATGAAGCAGAGGTATTACACGCTGGCGGGGATATCTGCGATAGGTCTGCTCATACTCTACCTGATGCATTCGGATGTCCCCCGTCTGATTGCAGTATCTGCACTTACGGGTGCGATTCTGCTGCTCTATCCGGCTTATCTGTTATCCTGGAAGGTCAGAAAGACCCCGCTGCAGGAAATTACGGGTATGCTGTACGGCGTGGCGATCCTCGCTCTGCTCAGTAAGGCCAGCAGCCTGTTCTATCTTCCGCCGGCAGGCTCGATTGCAGCGGTGTGGCTGCAGAGCTTTTACTATGCCGGGATCTATCTGCTGATGTTCCTCGGAACTGCGGGCTTCATGCTGCTCTCCCGGGAACAGTCCTATGCGGAGCTGGAGCGTGTGGCAACGTATGATGAGCTGACGGGCGTCTTGAACCGCAGGGCCTTCGTGCTGCGCGCCCAGCCTCTGATTGCTGCCGCGGCCAAGGAGATGACGCCCTTCTCGTTCATGCTGCTGGATGTGGACCATTTCAAGCAGGTGAATGACACCTATGGCCATGATACGGGAGACCGGGTGCTGCAGGATTTCGCCCGCAGAATTGAGCGCCAGCTTGGCAGCGGAGATCTCTTCGGAAGATTCGGGGGCGAGGAATTCGCGGTGCTGCTGCACCGGTCGGATGAGGAAGACGGTGAACGAATAGCGGAACGGCTGCGTTGCTCTGTGCTTGGTGCGACGGTCGAAGGCATGCCGCTGTCCTATACAGTCAGCATCGGTCTGATTACGATTCTTTCAGGTGAACGAGTGCCGCTAGGCACCTTATACAAACTGAGCGACAACGCTCTATACGAGGCGAAGCAGCGGGGCAGGAACTGCGTGGTCAGGAGTGACAGCTACAAGGGGAAGGTGCCGGAAGCCGGTTTTCTGACGAAATAGGAAGGGCCGGTTTTCAATAGTATGCCGCATGACAGCGATTCTCCGGTTATCGGGGGACCGCCTTTTTTGTATGACGGCACCACCTGAATTTGGGTAATAGATCCTAGGGTGTCCCGGAGAGTCCAGGGCCAATTGATCAATGGAAAGTAGGAGAAGAGGCCATGAAGGAACCGTTGCTATTCATTTCTGCAGAGAATCCATATCCGCAGGATAGCGGGGGCAAGCTGAGAACAGGCAATATTCTGAAGCTTCTGCTCGGCAAATATGAGGTAGAGCTCATCACCTATGCCAATTCCCGGAAGACAGGGACGCTGGAGGGACTTCCGTCACTTACAGTGCATGAAGTAGAGCGTACGGTCACCTACCGCAAAGCGCTTCTCCGTTCCCTGTATACCTGGCGGAACTGCTCGTATATGAGCCATGTGGATGTGGACATGAAGGCGAAGATTATAGAGCTCTGCAGCCGGAATTCCTACGGTCATGTATTCATTTCGCACAGCCTGCTGGGCTGCTGCATCGACATTGTACAGCGCTGCCTGCCTGACACTGTGATCATTACCGATGCGCATAATTTCGAGAGCGGATTGTCTGCACAGCTGGCAGGCGGGAAAAAGGGGATCGCCAAGGTCTATTATTCCCTTAATGCTGTATGGACGCGCCAGGATGAGCTGAGGCTGATGGACAAGACGAATCTGCTGCTGACCACTTCGGAAGAGGATGCTCTGGCCTTCAAGGCACTGGCCCCCAGCCAGGCAGAGAAGGTCCATGTCATTCCCAATTTCATACGTATGGAGGATTACCGGACCAAGACGCAGCTGCCCAAGGAGAAATGGATTATTCTTCCGGGTAATATGAACTACTTCCCTAACATTAACGCAGCCCTCTACTTCTACCGTGAGGTATATCCTCTGGTTAAGGCGAGCGTGCCGGATATCCAGTGGTATATTGTCGGACGGGACGTACACCCGGAATTAGCGGCGCTCGCCTTGGAGGATTCCTCTATCGTCATTACCGGGTATGTGGACAGTGTGGCGGATTATATACGTAAGGCGCAGGTAGTCATAGCTCCGCTCCTGGAAGGCAGCGGGACAAGGCTGAAAATTCTGGAGGCCTGGGCCCTGAGGACCCCTGTCGTATCCAGTTCCAAAGGGGCAGAAGGGCTGCTCTATGAGCATTCGCAGAATATTATGATTGCCGATGACCCGGTTTCCTTTGCCGACAGTGTGACACTGCTGCTTCAGGATCATGAAAGAGGAATAGTGCTCGCGGACCGTGCATACGAGACTCTGCTGGTAAATTATGAGGCGGAAAGTGTTAAGGATAAGCTGCTTCGTCTGGTCTGAAGGGGTATGGAATGTAAAATAATTATTTTTCCCCATAAATCGACAACCTTCTCAGGAGGACTGCGTTACTATAGATCTACATCGATAGTTTCACATTTCTGGGCTGGATGTCATCCGGCCTTTTTTGTTTCGTACACATTCATACACATTTACATAGAACCAAGGAGCTATAGCCATGAGAGAGAGAATGTTGTTCCTTTCTGCCCGGAGTCACACGCCGGAAGACCGGGAGGGAGACATCAGAACAGAGAATTTCCTTGATATGCTGCTGGAGCGGTTTGATATTGATCTGCTGGAGTATTGCCACCACCGCCGCGAGACGCAAATTCTGCGCAGTCCTGCCCTGACCGTGCATCAGGTGAAGCGGCCTGCGTCCAGCCGCAGAAGCCTGCTGTTTCCGCTGAACAGACTACGTACGGATGCCTCGATGCTCGGCAATGACAAGTCGCTGCGGGCGGTAATTAGCGAGTTGTGCAGCCAGCACGCCTACAGCCATGTGTTTGTCTCCTATGCCATGCTCGGCAACGGGCTGGACCTGGTCGCTTCGCTGCTTCCTGAAGCTGTTATCGTCACCGATGCCCGGCGTGCAGGCGGCATACGGCTGCAGGGACGGGCGGCTGTCAAGCGGGGAATCAGCACAGGCTACCGCAAGCTGAACGATGCGCTGATCCGCCGGGAAGAGCGCCGGTTAATGAACAAGACCAGCCTCCTGCTGGCCGCTTCAGAAGAAGAGGCACTGTCCTTTAAGGCGTTATCCTTTGCCGACGCAGGCAAGGTGCATGTAGTTCCTCCGTACGTTGATCTGAGCGCCCCGCCGTATGCGGCTCCCGGAGATACTGCCAAGGATAACTCCATCGTTCTGCACTGGGACATGCATTCCACTAACGGCAAGAATGCAGCGCTGGTGTTCTTCAAGAAGGTATATCCGCTGATTCGGGCGGCAGTGCCGGATACCCGCTGCTGCATTATCAGCAGTGAGGTGCATGCTGAGGTCGCAGCTGCCGCCGAGAAGAACTCTTCTATTCTAATCATCAGAGAAGCTATGCAGACAGCCGATTATATCCGCAGGGCCAGAGCTGTGGTTGCTTCATGCTGTGAGGACTGCGGCAGTCAGAGCAGCATTCTGGAGGCCTGGGCCCTCCGCACGCCGGTGGTCAGCACCCCGAAGGGCTCGGAGGAGCTGATCTGCGAGCCGGGGCGGAACATTCTGCTGGCAGGAACAACGGCGGGCACTGCCGATCATCTGATCAGGCTGCTGACGTCGCCGGAGCTTGGTTCTATTATTGCGGATCAGGCCTACCGTACGCTCAGCAGGCATTATGCCGCAGACGGAGTGAAGGCGAAGCTGCTTAGTCTGGTGTAAATATATTAAAATAGCATATCTCTCTCGCATCTTTCATATCTTTCAGTATAGAACTGAAGATCGCGAGGTGAGGGCATTGAATAACGGAAGAATGACTTTCCGCTTCGACGGGGACCAGGGCAGGCAGCGGACAGAGAAGGCAGCGCTCCGGGTGGTGAACGAAACCGGTGTTGTTCTTGAGGATAAGGGGACTTACAAGGTACAGCCCGGGGGGGGGAAGGCATCCTCCTATACCAAGGCCGATGAATATATTGTGGATCTGGAGAAGGTGGAGTTGCCCCGGCCATTAGAGACAGCTTACATGAAGCCCCCGGGCGCCGGCCGCCGGAAACCGAAAGCTCCTGAGGATGACTATGATTTGGGACTGTATTCTGTTGTCCGTCCTGCTTCTGCAAGGAATCTGTGGGAACAGAGGGAAGACTCGGAGGAGGATTCCCCCTATGGAGGGGCGGATGAACAAGGTTTGCTGCATTCAACAGACGACCACTATCCGCTGTATGAAGATAACCGTGAATCTGCTACAGACAGTTATGAGCAATCCGGCGCTCACCGGGATAGCTACGGCGGCTCTTATCATACCCACCGTCCCTCGTATTGGTGGAAGTTCGCACTGTCCATAACTGGAGCGCTGGGAACGGGGATTCTGCTCGGATACGCAGCCTTGTCGTTCATCACAGGAGGGACGGGGGAGACTGCTGAAGCTCCCGGCAATGCGGAGGTTAAGGCGGGAATCACTCAGGGGCAGAAGGCGGCAACCAGCACTAATGCAGCAGACATAACGGGCGTGCCTGCTGAGCAGACGGGAGAAGCGGTGAGCGCGCAGATTCCGGTTCAGGTTGCGCCCCAGAGCTATTATCTGCTGCAATATGGCGTGTTCAGCACACCGGCAGGAGCGGAGCAAGCCCGGCAGGAGCTCTTGACCGCCGGCCTTGCCGCAGGTCTTGACCCGGCAGACGGCAACCGTGTGTACGCCGGAATGTCTCCTGACCGTGAACAGGCCAAACTGCTTAGCAATGGGCTCAAGGGCCAAGGCATCGAGCTGTATGTGAGAGAAGTGGCTTTGCCCGCTGTGAATCAGGTCCGCTATACCGGAACGGCAGCGGCAGTAGACAGCTACTTCGCGCTCAGCAGCCAGCTGTTAAGCAGGCTGAGCAGCTTGTCCGCTTCCCTGCTTGGCGGGGGGAGCAGCGGGGACGCTGGCGGAGCGGTAAGCGATCTCCATATGCAGTGGACCCAGGCAGTCAAGGCACTGGAGCCGGGCCTCACACCGGAAGGGCAGGGAATCGCTGACGGGCTGGAGAAATCCATGAGCCAGGGGATAGCCGCCCTGAACGAATACAATAAGAATAAGGCGGAGGGGCTGCTCTGGGAGGTGCAGGAGGCCATGATGAGCTTCCTGACCGGCCAGAAAAGCCTGTTGTCCGCCATGAGCTGACAGCAGAGGCGTAACGAACCGCTGACTATAGACTAAATAAACACTCCCCCGTATGGCATATGCCCGGCGGGGGAGTGTTGCATTTCCAGAGGCTGCCGGTTACGTGGTAAACATTCCCTGGATGGATTTTGAGTTTGTATTGCACTCCGTTTCACCGTATAATAATTAGGGTGTCAAAAAATGGCGAGGGAAGACTTGAATGAAGAAGAAAAATGTAGGAACACTGCTGTTATTTCTTATTCTGGGCTGGCTGGCCGGAGCCTGGATTGCCAAGCTGCTGGAACCTGTACGGGCTCTGTCTTTTCTTACAGCTTCGACTGTTCTCAAGTGGTCGCCGCAAGCCGATTTAGACATCATAACCTATGACATCACAATCCATTTGAAACTGTGCCTGCTCAGTCTTGCCGGAATTATTACAGCCGTATGGCTGTACCGCAGGCTGTAGCCTTAGCTGGCAGCATCAGGAAGGGACGTAATTACAGTGGAGCATGACAATTCACGGCATATTATTCTGGCTTCAGGTTCACCGCGGCGGCGTGAGCTGTTAGCCTCGCTTGGACTGCCTTTCGAGGTGCTGTCCAGTGATGCTGATGAGAGTACACCGCCCGAATGGAATCCTGAAGCTATTGTACGGAATCTGGCTCTGCGTAAGGCAGAAGCTGTGGTTCCTGTTGCCGGAGACCGTGATGCCGTTATTATCGGCAGCGACACGATTGTTGTGCTTGACGGAATGGTGCTCGGCAAGCCGGCGGATGAGCAGGACAGCGCCAGAATGCTGGAGATGCTGCAAGGCCGGACGCATCAGGTATACACCGGGGTGGCCTGCATCGGTTCCGCAGAGGGACGTACCCTGGTAGATCATAGGGTAACCTCTGTAACTATGAGAGCAATGAGCGAAGAGGAAATCTCCGCCTACATAGCGACCGGGGAGCCTGCCGACAAAGCCGGCTCTTACGCGATACAAGGACTGGGCGCCACCCTGGTGGAAGAAATTGAAGGCTGCTATTTTAACGTGGTCGGTCTGCCGCTGTCACTGCTGAGCGGCATGTTGTCCGGGTTTGGCATTTCAGTGCTGAACCGGTAAGGGTAGCCGAAGAAAGAAGGTTAGGGATGGAGTCGCAAACATTTATGCTGCGTGACCTCCCCCATGAAGAACGACCACGAGAGCGCATGATGCATTATGGGGCGGAATCATTAAGTCAAGCGGAGCTTCTGGCTATTCTGCTGCGCACAGGTGCGCACCGTGAATCAGCCCTTCTTATCGCCCAGCGGCTCTTGAGCCATGCAGGCGGTCTCCGCGGACTGGCGGATCTGAGCATTGAAGAATTGACAACAATCAACGGCATCGGCCCTGTCAAGGCCGTGCAACTCAAAGCAGGCATAGAGCTGGGAAGACGCATGGCGAATTCCCGGCTTACCGAACCGGTTATTATCCGCAGTCCCCAGGACGCGGCGGAGATTCTGACCGAACAGCTGCGTTATTTGCAGAAGGAGCATTTTATCTGCCTGTTCCTGAATACGAAGAATCATGTTATTGCGCAGGAAACATTGTCCATGGGTAGCCTTAATGCCTCCATTGTGCATCCCCGCGAGGTGTTCCGGGCAGCCATGAAATGCAGCAGCGCAGCAATTATATGCGCACATAATCATCCGAGCGGTGATCCTACGCCGAGCCCTGAAGACATCTCCCTGACCGCAAGGCTGATGCAGGCAGGCGAGATTGTCGGCATTGATGTGCTGGATCATCTGGTGATCGGAGACGGCAGCTACGTAAGTTTGAAAGAGAAAGGCTACATGTAATACAATTGTCTAGATTCACATGGAAAAGGAGCATACAAGATGTTAGGTGGTTTTACGAAAGACTTAGGAATTGACTTGGGGACAGCGAATACGCTTGTCTACGTGCGCGGTAAAGGGATTGTTGTCAGAGAGCCGTCCGTGGTAGCCATTAATACAGATAGCAAGACGATTGAAGCCGTAGGAGAATCTGCCAAAAAAATGATCGGACGCACGCCGGGCAACATCCGTGCCATCCGTCCAATGAAGGACGGGGTCATCGCTGATTTCGATACTACAGCAACCATGATCAAATATTTCATCCGCCAGGCCCAGAAGCAGCGCTCGATGTTCCAGCGCCATCCGAATGTCATGGTGTGTGTGCCCTCCGGAATTACAGCCGTTGAACAACGTGCGGTCGAGGATGCTACGAAGCAGGCCGGAGCACGGGAAGCTTATATTATCGAGGAGCCATTCGCTGCTGCGATCGGTGCAGATCTTCCGGTATGGGAACCAACCGGCAGTATGGTTGTAGATATCGGCGGCGGAACTACCGAGGTTGCGGTAATCTCACTCGGCGGTATTGTTACCAGCCGTTCTGTACGTGTCGCTGGAGATGATGCGGATGAGTCTATCATCCAATACATCAAGCGCCAGTATAACCTTATGATCGGTGAACGCACCTCCGAGCAGCTTAAGATGGATGTGGGCTCCGCCCTGCCGCTTGAGAAGGCTGAGACGATGGAGATCCGCGGACGCGATCTGGTAACCGGTCTGCCGAAGACGCTGACCATTACCTCCGATGAAATCTGTGAGGCTCTGTCCGACACTGTGAATGCAATTGTTGAAGCCGTGAAGGTTACGCTGGAGAAATGTCCGCCGGAGCTGGCCGCCGATATTATGGACCGCGGCATTGTGCTTACGGGCGGCGGCGCACTTCTGCGCAACCTGGACAAGCTGCTGGCGCGTGAGACCGGAATGCCGGTGATTGTGGCCGAGAATCCGCTGGACTGTGTTGCAATCGGCACAGGCAAGGCGCTGGAGAATATCCACTTGTTCAAGAGCCGCAGCAGTTCGGGTCTCCGCTCCAAACGCTAGGAACATGCGGACTGTGAACGTCAACCCCTGAGGTTGGAGAAATACGGTTATTAGAGGGTGCTCGAGATTGTTCAAGCTGTTTAACAATAAACGACTGTTT
The window above is part of the Paenibacillus sp. FSL H8-0048 genome. Proteins encoded here:
- a CDS encoding GGDEF domain-containing protein; the encoded protein is MTAGLDLKTLLACLFFGNLFTVLLILAYRPSYPKEKTTPLFLTAKILQLAILQLLLLQGIHDIPFVLPSLILLSVAAGTAEILALLKKLEADSERMKQRYYTLAGISAIGLLILYLMHSDVPRLIAVSALTGAILLLYPAYLLSWKVRKTPLQEITGMLYGVAILALLSKASSLFYLPPAGSIAAVWLQSFYYAGIYLLMFLGTAGFMLLSREQSYAELERVATYDELTGVLNRRAFVLRAQPLIAAAAKEMTPFSFMLLDVDHFKQVNDTYGHDTGDRVLQDFARRIERQLGSGDLFGRFGGEEFAVLLHRSDEEDGERIAERLRCSVLGATVEGMPLSYTVSIGLITILSGERVPLGTLYKLSDNALYEAKQRGRNCVVRSDSYKGKVPEAGFLTK
- the murC gene encoding UDP-N-acetylmuramate--L-alanine ligase: MDTTERVHFIGIGGYGMSAIARVMLEMGYTVTGSDVAAQELTEKLIAKGAKVFIGHTAEQVKGADLVVYSTALAADNVEWVEAERLKIPVLHRSQMLARLLNERKGVAVAGAHGKTTTSSMIALVMEDCGVDPTYIIGGEIMNVGTNAKAGQGEFVVAEADESDGSFLQYHPWLGIVTNIEADHLENYGGDFGKLKDAYVQFMNQLREDGTAIVCADDENLKSLLPKVQGKVISYGIESETADYTATDIVLGDRQVSYTMNHGKEVLGRIELSIPGQYNLYNSMAAVISCLKSGIAFEAIAAAIVKFHGAKRRFQVLGEVDEILVIDDYAHHPTEIQATISAAKATGKRIIAVFQPQRYTRTFFLLDAFSRAFSEADEVIITDIYSPAGEKQIEGVTSAKLVELIVQNSNAGARHLPTKEAVLADLQNRIAPGDLVITMGAGDIWKVGYALADSLKSR
- a CDS encoding SPOR domain-containing protein; this translates as MNNGRMTFRFDGDQGRQRTEKAALRVVNETGVVLEDKGTYKVQPGGGKASSYTKADEYIVDLEKVELPRPLETAYMKPPGAGRRKPKAPEDDYDLGLYSVVRPASARNLWEQREDSEEDSPYGGADEQGLLHSTDDHYPLYEDNRESATDSYEQSGAHRDSYGGSYHTHRPSYWWKFALSITGALGTGILLGYAALSFITGGTGETAEAPGNAEVKAGITQGQKAATSTNAADITGVPAEQTGEAVSAQIPVQVAPQSYYLLQYGVFSTPAGAEQARQELLTAGLAAGLDPADGNRVYAGMSPDREQAKLLSNGLKGQGIELYVREVALPAVNQVRYTGTAAAVDSYFALSSQLLSRLSSLSASLLGGGSSGDAGGAVSDLHMQWTQAVKALEPGLTPEGQGIADGLEKSMSQGIAALNEYNKNKAEGLLWEVQEAMMSFLTGQKSLLSAMS
- a CDS encoding glycosyltransferase family 4 protein, which gives rise to MKEPLLFISAENPYPQDSGGKLRTGNILKLLLGKYEVELITYANSRKTGTLEGLPSLTVHEVERTVTYRKALLRSLYTWRNCSYMSHVDVDMKAKIIELCSRNSYGHVFISHSLLGCCIDIVQRCLPDTVIITDAHNFESGLSAQLAGGKKGIAKVYYSLNAVWTRQDELRLMDKTNLLLTTSEEDALAFKALAPSQAEKVHVIPNFIRMEDYRTKTQLPKEKWIILPGNMNYFPNINAALYFYREVYPLVKASVPDIQWYIVGRDVHPELAALALEDSSIVITGYVDSVADYIRKAQVVIAPLLEGSGTRLKILEAWALRTPVVSSSKGAEGLLYEHSQNIMIADDPVSFADSVTLLLQDHERGIVLADRAYETLLVNYEAESVKDKLLRLV
- a CDS encoding bifunctional folylpolyglutamate synthase/dihydrofolate synthase, encoding MEEITRSGAAAPLSSYTEAVDWINSLIPFGIRPGLERIELLMEKLGHPHRKLKFIHVAGTNGKGSTCAFLTSVLIQSGYSVGTFTSPYITKFTNRFQYNGTDIPEETLLALANQLRPLVEEIAGTELGSPTMFEVATALAILYYGEVCYPDVVVWETGLGGRLDVTNIVTPVVSVITNVGHDHTDVLGDTLELIAGEKAGIIKPGVPVVSCVSQPEAVAVLKAKAAATRSTLYLAGEDFSYSGVEQRDGCQHFTFNGPFRGLELDIAMKGEHQLQNAAGAMMALEVLRQYMAFMLEDEDVLEGFRGTFWAGRLEEVSTSPRIILDGAHNPEGAESLAKSLPQFQPYGKLNLLMGMLANKHHESYLKHILPIVDTLILTEPDFRKKMDAEDLQAIAESLRSKYAKENLEIIVERNWGQALQKLQTITADDDLAVVSGTLYLISDVRSTLLRQPDSEKGW
- a CDS encoding DUF4321 domain-containing protein; translated protein: MKKKNVGTLLLFLILGWLAGAWIAKLLEPVRALSFLTASTVLKWSPQADLDIITYDITIHLKLCLLSLAGIITAVWLYRRL
- a CDS encoding GGDEF domain-containing protein — protein: MGFQLDIKSLLYLFILGNLFSGLMITFYRYHFPKDIASSLFIASKWIQVVFWSSILLWDYIPHRIAVPLSNALILAGGGLEIAALLLMMGMLDRRAKLFYLAITAGSILSFVIVALFFNHPNIRVATTSLWVMLFVLYPGCRLTAGPERSPLQKILATVFYAIAAVMLLRSFVALAVEPDMGPLTANPAQYLYYLGMFLMLIGGIAAFILLSNEHSYQKLKRIATYDSLTGILGRRAFLLEAELKLAFAARKREYCSLLLLDLDHFKKVNDTYGHDTGDSVLQDFALTAESTLAGGDLLGRVGGEEFAILLYGQDELSSTHQAEALRETLKEASVHSLPCGYTVSIGIVSVLPDQQTSLNALYKLCDLALYQAKQAGRDRVVRSG
- a CDS encoding glycosyltransferase, whose protein sequence is MRERMLFLSARSHTPEDREGDIRTENFLDMLLERFDIDLLEYCHHRRETQILRSPALTVHQVKRPASSRRSLLFPLNRLRTDASMLGNDKSLRAVISELCSQHAYSHVFVSYAMLGNGLDLVASLLPEAVIVTDARRAGGIRLQGRAAVKRGISTGYRKLNDALIRREERRLMNKTSLLLAASEEEALSFKALSFADAGKVHVVPPYVDLSAPPYAAPGDTAKDNSIVLHWDMHSTNGKNAALVFFKKVYPLIRAAVPDTRCCIISSEVHAEVAAAAEKNSSILIIREAMQTADYIRRARAVVASCCEDCGSQSSILEAWALRTPVVSTPKGSEELICEPGRNILLAGTTAGTADHLIRLLTSPELGSIIADQAYRTLSRHYAADGVKAKLLSLV